In Dyadobacter sp. NIV53, a single window of DNA contains:
- a CDS encoding DPP IV N-terminal domain-containing protein has protein sequence MKQVLKTIVFTLISFQIFAQIPDNFQWLPDGSGFRDVEQGEIVEVTLPSRQSKIFISKAQLTPAGSSEALPVRSYTVSKAGNKVLIYTNTKKVWRYDTRGDYWVIDLTAKTLKKLGKGLPESSLMFAKFSPDGKKVGYVSKHNVYAEDVQTGKVTQLTKDGTDRIINGTFDWAYEEEFDCRDGFRWSDDSKSIAYWQLDARKIRNFLMINTTDSIYSFNVPVEYPKVGETPSPYKIGVVNITSAQTKWMNIPGDPQNTYVPRMEWSGQANELVIQQLNRKQNESTLMYINTVSGSSKPFYTEKDEAWIDIKSRWENDPMGWDWINGGKEFLWVSEKDGWRHTYRVSRDGKKETLVTAGNFDMISPVRIDEKNNTYYFMASPDNSTQNYLYSASLDGKGEPKRLSPEEMAGSHAYEISPLAKFATHRFSNARMPSMTEWITLPDHKPTDPQNSIQQTMMRIRIASIDIEFFKVKTADGVEVDAWMVKPSNFDPAKKYPIVFMVYGEPANTTVKDTYGTGRNRLYAGSMADDGYIYASMDNRGTPAPKGRAWRKAIYKNIGRINISDIAGAATAMFEKYPFIDTSRVAVHGWSGGGSSTLNLMFQYPKIFKTGIAVAAVGNQLTYDNIYQERYMGLPQENPEDFVKGSPITYAKNLVGNLLYIHGTGDDNVHYQNAEMLVNELIKANKVFQFMPYPNRTHSISEGAGTSLHLRTLFTDYLKKNCAPGGR, from the coding sequence ATGAAGCAGGTACTAAAAACCATAGTCTTTACCCTTATTTCGTTTCAGATTTTTGCACAAATCCCTGATAATTTTCAGTGGCTACCAGATGGAAGCGGATTCCGGGATGTGGAGCAGGGAGAAATTGTTGAAGTAACATTACCTTCCCGGCAGTCTAAAATATTTATTTCAAAAGCGCAGCTTACTCCCGCCGGAAGCAGCGAGGCACTTCCTGTCAGAAGTTATACGGTCAGCAAAGCTGGTAACAAAGTGCTGATTTATACGAATACAAAAAAAGTCTGGCGGTATGATACCCGTGGAGATTACTGGGTAATTGACCTGACTGCCAAAACACTGAAAAAACTTGGAAAAGGATTACCTGAATCTTCCCTGATGTTTGCAAAATTTTCGCCGGATGGCAAAAAAGTAGGTTATGTAAGCAAACATAATGTGTATGCCGAAGATGTGCAGACTGGAAAGGTAACGCAATTAACGAAGGATGGAACAGACCGTATCATTAACGGGACTTTCGACTGGGCTTACGAAGAAGAATTTGATTGCCGTGACGGTTTCCGCTGGAGCGACGATAGCAAATCTATTGCCTACTGGCAACTTGATGCACGCAAGATCCGTAACTTTCTGATGATCAATACAACCGATTCTATCTATTCCTTCAATGTTCCGGTCGAATATCCGAAAGTGGGAGAAACGCCTTCGCCATATAAAATCGGGGTTGTAAATATTACGAGCGCCCAAACCAAATGGATGAATATTCCCGGCGATCCGCAGAACACATATGTGCCAAGAATGGAATGGTCGGGACAGGCTAACGAGTTGGTTATTCAGCAATTGAACCGGAAACAGAATGAAAGTACGCTGATGTATATCAACACGGTTAGCGGAAGTTCAAAGCCATTTTATACAGAAAAAGATGAAGCATGGATTGATATTAAAAGCCGCTGGGAAAATGACCCGATGGGCTGGGACTGGATCAACGGCGGAAAAGAATTTTTATGGGTAAGTGAAAAAGACGGATGGCGCCATACTTATCGTGTAAGCCGTGATGGGAAGAAAGAAACGCTGGTTACAGCCGGGAATTTTGATATGATCAGCCCTGTGCGTATTGATGAGAAAAACAATACCTATTATTTCATGGCATCCCCTGACAATTCTACTCAAAACTATTTGTATAGTGCTTCGCTCGATGGAAAAGGAGAGCCAAAACGGTTGTCGCCCGAGGAAATGGCAGGGTCACATGCCTATGAAATTTCCCCTCTTGCCAAATTTGCAACGCATCGTTTTTCCAATGCCCGTATGCCTTCGATGACGGAATGGATCACACTTCCGGATCACAAACCAACTGATCCCCAAAACTCTATCCAGCAAACTATGATGCGTATCAGGATTGCCAGTATTGATATTGAGTTTTTTAAAGTAAAAACGGCAGATGGTGTGGAAGTGGATGCCTGGATGGTAAAACCTTCCAATTTTGATCCCGCTAAAAAATACCCGATTGTATTTATGGTTTATGGAGAGCCGGCAAACACTACGGTAAAAGATACATATGGAACAGGCCGTAATCGTTTGTATGCAGGAAGCATGGCCGACGACGGTTACATTTATGCATCTATGGATAACCGCGGCACACCGGCTCCGAAAGGGCGTGCATGGCGCAAGGCGATCTACAAAAACATAGGAAGAATTAATATCAGTGATATAGCAGGAGCTGCAACGGCCATGTTTGAGAAATATCCTTTTATTGACACCAGCCGTGTTGCTGTACATGGATGGAGCGGAGGAGGATCTTCAACCTTGAATCTCATGTTCCAGTATCCAAAAATATTTAAAACCGGCATAGCAGTGGCCGCGGTAGGGAATCAACTGACTTACGATAACATCTATCAGGAGCGCTACATGGGTTTACCTCAGGAAAATCCGGAAGATTTTGTGAAAGGTTCACCAATAACATATGCTAAAAATCTGGTTGGTAACCTGCTTTATATTCATGGTACGGGTGATGATAACGTGCATTACCAGAATGCAGAAATGCTGGTTAACGAACTGATCAAAGCAAATAAAGTATTTCAGTTTATGCCTTATCCAAACCGCACGCATAGTATCTCGGAAGGTGCGGGTACGTCGCTGCATCTACGGACTTTATTTACAGATTATCTGAAAAAGAACTGTGCTCCGGGTGGAAGATGA
- a CDS encoding glycosyltransferase family protein, whose protein sequence is MKILFLVQGEGRGHLTQAISLSQILRHAGHEISGVMVGKSIGRIIPSFFHKQIEAPVYEFDAPNIIYNSDGGGMNLKRTLSTLVFNLPQYFKSLRFIHHSVQEIKPDLIISFYETFGGTYNILYRSKIPMICIAHQFLLLHPKFVFPENSRFNRIIINLNSKAASWLATKRLALSFREMESKNEQKITVVPPLLRKEIRSLQTSAGEFFLVYMTHHSLSKQIINWHSEHPEIQLHCFWDNADASDVFKYDETLTFHRINSEKYLQMLASCKALVTTAGFESVCEAMYLGKPVMMVPVPNHFEQECNALDGVISGAGVRCKTFDLSVLLEYLPKHQDQSEKFRKWYQLGEDIFVKEINTVREKPHLTKPIHARMQFPKTIAS, encoded by the coding sequence ATGAAAATATTGTTTTTGGTACAGGGAGAAGGGCGCGGACATTTGACTCAGGCAATTTCGTTAAGTCAGATACTGCGGCATGCAGGCCATGAAATTAGTGGTGTTATGGTGGGAAAATCCATTGGCCGCATTATTCCTTCCTTTTTTCATAAACAAATAGAAGCGCCTGTTTATGAATTTGACGCTCCCAATATCATTTACAATTCTGATGGCGGTGGAATGAACCTGAAACGTACTTTGTCTACGTTAGTCTTTAATCTTCCCCAATATTTTAAATCACTTCGTTTTATTCATCATTCAGTACAGGAAATCAAGCCTGATCTGATCATTAGTTTTTACGAGACATTCGGAGGAACATATAATATTTTATACCGGTCAAAAATACCGATGATCTGTATTGCACACCAGTTTTTACTTCTTCATCCCAAATTCGTTTTCCCAGAAAACAGCCGCTTTAACCGTATAATTATCAACCTGAATTCCAAAGCTGCTTCGTGGCTGGCAACAAAACGCCTTGCTCTTTCCTTTCGCGAAATGGAATCAAAAAATGAACAGAAAATTACTGTTGTTCCTCCATTATTACGCAAAGAAATACGCAGCCTGCAAACTTCGGCAGGTGAGTTCTTTCTGGTTTACATGACGCACCATAGCCTGAGCAAACAAATTATAAACTGGCATTCAGAGCATCCTGAGATTCAGTTGCATTGCTTTTGGGATAATGCAGATGCTTCAGACGTTTTTAAGTATGACGAAACCCTGACTTTTCACCGCATTAACAGTGAAAAATACCTGCAAATGCTCGCATCCTGCAAAGCACTGGTTACTACGGCAGGTTTTGAGTCGGTGTGTGAAGCGATGTATCTTGGCAAACCCGTAATGATGGTTCCTGTCCCAAATCATTTTGAACAGGAATGCAATGCACTGGATGGTGTAATTTCCGGAGCCGGAGTAAGATGTAAAACCTTTGACCTGTCCGTATTACTGGAATATTTACCCAAACACCAGGATCAGTCAGAAAAATTCAGGAAGTGGTATCAGTTAGGAGAAGATATTTTTGTAAAAGAAATAAATACTGTACGCGAAAAGCCTCACCTGACAAAACCAATCCATGCTCGGATGCAGTTTCCTAAAACGATTGCTTCTTAA
- a CDS encoding LVIVD repeat-containing protein, translated as MKRNLLPLFVLVLSFGLWSCNDQCKETRVTRRLTPYTRTMADIRSSVKMEQSHVMKRPGKLYTKGHYLFINEIKQGIHVIDNSNPSNPAFVAFIAIPGNGDLAVRGNILYADSYTDLVALDITDPENAKELGRVKNVFQSGQFDGAWWQINTVNGSVWDSEDAVLQDFTVDFVTETITTNCEENGVIPWGGGIFFAFNDVASFSKSSGSAAAASSNNSNGNGQSGSMARFALDKNFLYTVSQTSLHLFNISKPEQPVNSTEINLGRSIETIFPYNNKLFIGSANGMYIYDNTDPAKPTQLSVFQHGTACDPVVVDNDIAYVTLRTGTNCGGAQNQMDLVDVSDPTSPKLIRTYQMQNPHGLSIDFPNLYLCEGEFGLKVFNAIDKMAIDKNLVSHFKDIDAYDVISLGKTLLLIGKDGFYQYDSSDPKNLRLLSKIPVQL; from the coding sequence ATGAAGAGAAACCTACTTCCCCTGTTTGTTTTAGTCCTTTCGTTTGGATTATGGTCATGTAACGACCAATGTAAAGAAACGCGCGTAACACGGCGGCTTACACCTTACACACGTACGATGGCCGATATCCGCAGTTCGGTAAAAATGGAACAGTCGCATGTAATGAAAAGGCCTGGAAAACTTTACACCAAAGGGCATTATCTTTTTATTAATGAAATTAAACAGGGGATTCACGTCATCGATAATAGTAATCCTTCCAATCCTGCTTTTGTTGCATTTATAGCTATTCCGGGAAATGGTGATCTGGCAGTAAGGGGCAATATCCTATACGCCGACAGTTATACCGATCTGGTAGCGCTGGATATTACCGATCCGGAAAATGCTAAGGAATTAGGGAGAGTTAAAAATGTATTTCAAAGCGGGCAATTCGATGGTGCCTGGTGGCAGATTAACACGGTAAATGGTTCGGTATGGGATTCAGAAGATGCCGTTCTTCAGGATTTTACGGTTGACTTTGTTACCGAAACCATTACAACAAATTGTGAAGAGAACGGGGTTATTCCATGGGGAGGAGGAATCTTTTTTGCATTTAATGATGTGGCATCTTTCAGTAAGTCGTCAGGATCGGCAGCAGCTGCTTCGTCCAATAATTCTAATGGAAACGGGCAAAGCGGTTCTATGGCTCGCTTTGCCTTGGACAAAAATTTCCTTTATACTGTTAGCCAAACCAGCCTGCATCTGTTCAATATCAGTAAGCCGGAACAACCCGTAAACTCAACCGAAATAAATCTGGGGCGTAGCATAGAAACCATTTTTCCGTATAACAATAAGCTTTTCATCGGATCGGCCAACGGCATGTACATATATGACAACACTGATCCGGCGAAACCAACGCAGCTTTCAGTTTTTCAGCATGGAACTGCCTGTGATCCGGTGGTTGTAGATAATGACATCGCTTATGTAACACTTCGTACGGGTACAAACTGTGGCGGGGCACAAAACCAGATGGATCTTGTCGATGTAAGCGATCCAACTTCGCCAAAGCTGATCAGGACATATCAAATGCAGAACCCTCATGGTCTGAGTATTGATTTCCCGAATTTATATTTATGCGAAGGAGAGTTCGGTTTGAAAGTATTTAATGCTATAGATAAAATGGCGATAGATAAAAATCTGGTTTCTCATTTTAAGGATATAGACGCATACGATGTAATTTCACTGGGTAAAACATTGCTTTTAATAGGTAAGGATGGTTTTTATCAGTATGATTCCAGTGATCCAAAAAATCTACGTTTGTTGAGCAAAATTCCGGTACAGCTATGA
- a CDS encoding Arc family DNA-binding protein, which yields MAEKKAFVLRVNPEMLKEIEAWAQQDFRSLNGQIEYILSEALKKQRRSKGKGTDPEIE from the coding sequence ATGGCAGAGAAAAAAGCATTTGTTTTACGTGTTAATCCCGAAATGCTCAAGGAAATTGAAGCCTGGGCACAACAGGATTTTCGCAGTTTGAACGGACAGATTGAATATATACTGAGCGAGGCGCTGAAAAAACAAAGGCGGTCGAAAGGGAAAGGAACAGATCCGGAAATAGAATAA
- a CDS encoding energy transducer TonB, with protein MKGILIFLLLYSFPLFSQTVYLPHEIEMAAEPMGGLNYLNQFITSNLKIPFKSTVKGINKKVYVKGIVEPDGSMSQLEISRGIDSLCDQEAIRVLGLYKAWKPATVKGEKVRQTMVYPVSFRAQARPDFDSTELAFINYFDKQFKPATDAATYQYRHILPVDKNGYVNKDVVIEQLKNKKWKRMVTVPFLKKEIWHKTGYIENRMDSVRTYQISARDGNMASFAAEATFQLNGKLLALTDYNSEGKTSLIQEYDLKGMLRKTNTLSDSTDTEIRWHANGQIQSVVERTVVIKAGETSETHYINRWEQDGTQRIKNGDGHWESTGAELNGKTFIEEGNVVVGKKNGMWTGKFADSTLIYQEIYELGSFQEGFSMVNGEKIVYNEPVKQPHFKGGMAEFYKFLGTNIHYPMEAARNRVKGRVFLSFVVCEDGSLCDYKVDKSAGPDLDSEALRVVKKMNGMWEPGAVRGNKVRVKYNLPINFEVSFPPVSVSN; from the coding sequence ATGAAAGGAATTTTGATTTTCCTGCTCCTTTACAGTTTCCCTCTTTTTAGCCAGACCGTTTATTTGCCTCATGAAATTGAGATGGCCGCTGAGCCAATGGGAGGTTTGAATTACCTCAATCAGTTTATTACTTCTAATCTGAAAATCCCGTTCAAAAGTACTGTTAAAGGCATAAATAAGAAGGTTTATGTAAAAGGGATTGTGGAGCCGGACGGCAGTATGTCGCAACTGGAAATAAGCAGAGGAATTGATTCATTATGCGATCAGGAAGCTATCCGTGTATTAGGACTGTACAAAGCATGGAAACCCGCTACTGTTAAAGGAGAAAAAGTCAGGCAGACAATGGTTTATCCTGTCTCTTTCCGGGCCCAGGCCAGGCCCGATTTTGATTCAACAGAATTGGCATTTATCAATTACTTCGATAAACAATTTAAACCGGCAACGGACGCAGCTACGTACCAATACCGGCACATTTTACCAGTTGATAAGAATGGTTACGTGAACAAGGATGTGGTTATTGAACAATTAAAAAACAAAAAATGGAAGCGGATGGTAACCGTACCTTTTCTGAAAAAGGAAATCTGGCATAAAACAGGCTACATTGAGAACCGCATGGATTCTGTGAGGACGTATCAAATATCCGCAAGAGATGGAAACATGGCCAGTTTTGCTGCTGAGGCAACTTTTCAGTTGAATGGTAAACTGCTGGCACTTACCGATTATAATTCAGAAGGCAAAACCTCGCTTATCCAGGAATATGACCTGAAGGGGATGCTGAGAAAAACCAATACGCTTTCGGATAGTACTGATACGGAAATCAGGTGGCATGCCAACGGGCAGATTCAAAGTGTGGTGGAAAGGACTGTGGTTATCAAAGCCGGGGAAACGAGTGAGACACATTATATCAACAGGTGGGAACAGGATGGGACCCAGCGGATAAAAAATGGGGATGGACATTGGGAATCAACAGGTGCTGAGCTGAATGGCAAGACATTCATTGAAGAGGGAAATGTAGTTGTGGGAAAAAAGAACGGGATGTGGACCGGAAAATTTGCAGACAGCACGCTGATCTATCAGGAAATATACGAGCTAGGATCTTTTCAGGAAGGCTTTTCGATGGTAAACGGAGAGAAAATTGTTTATAACGAGCCTGTTAAACAACCTCATTTTAAAGGAGGAATGGCTGAATTTTATAAGTTTCTGGGCACCAACATACATTATCCGATGGAAGCAGCAAGAAATAGAGTTAAAGGACGGGTTTTCTTATCTTTTGTAGTTTGTGAGGATGGAAGCCTGTGTGATTATAAAGTAGACAAAAGCGCAGGGCCGGATCTGGATTCGGAAGCACTGCGGGTGGTGAAAAAAATGAATGGAATGTGGGAGCCGGGAGCTGTGCGGGGAAACAAGGTGAGGGTTAAGTACAATTTGCCAATAAATTTTGAAGTAAGCTTTCCACCTGTTTCTGTATCAAATTAA
- a CDS encoding META domain-containing protein has translation MKNILFFATILFVLALSAFQCGKQEDCCVLPPCSDKPTLEGTWRLTGYRDISTGSTENDPGPEGKGVIFTFKDNEKDGSISGHTVMNEVSGSYTLGPGCKLNIITFGGTKVGEPGWSGRAWLQSDSSMYYQRIENSLVIYRNKGREGMVFKKQSF, from the coding sequence ATGAAAAATATACTATTCTTCGCGACAATTTTGTTTGTTTTGGCCCTGTCCGCTTTTCAATGCGGGAAGCAGGAGGATTGCTGCGTATTGCCTCCGTGCAGCGACAAACCAACCCTGGAAGGAACCTGGCGATTGACAGGATACCGGGATATCAGTACCGGAAGTACAGAGAATGATCCCGGGCCAGAGGGCAAGGGTGTTATTTTTACTTTTAAGGATAATGAAAAAGATGGATCAATAAGCGGGCATACCGTGATGAATGAAGTTTCCGGCAGTTATACTTTGGGGCCCGGTTGTAAATTGAACATTATAACGTTTGGCGGAACAAAAGTTGGCGAGCCGGGATGGAGCGGGCGCGCCTGGCTGCAATCAGACAGTTCGATGTATTATCAACGAATTGAAAACAGTCTGGTAATTTATCGAAATAAAGGAAGGGAAGGTATGGTTTTTAAGAAGCAATCGTTTTAG
- a CDS encoding UDP-2,3-diacylglucosamine diphosphatase, protein MGDITHFKTIIISDLHLGAGGSKAEEVTCFLKSYSCKKLILNGDIIDAWQLKKYGVWKRKHTMFFKRVLKMIEENKTKVIYIRGNHDDFLDQIIPLRLGKNFQIRKDYILNSGSKRFYVTHGDVFDSITTNMKWLAYLGDVGYTFLLWINKFYNKYREWKGLPYYSLSQRIKQSVKMAVNYMSDFEEKLTELARARSCDGVICGHIHHPAIREIDGIKYMNSGDWVETLSALVEDFDGNWNLLYYNQQLVEHKSKDKKPADTKSIGNIPPAEKQVAFTGIFLGRDQHIL, encoded by the coding sequence ATGGGAGATATAACACACTTTAAAACAATTATCATTTCTGACTTACATCTCGGTGCGGGTGGTTCAAAGGCAGAAGAAGTTACCTGTTTTTTGAAAAGCTATTCATGCAAGAAACTGATCTTAAACGGTGATATTATTGATGCCTGGCAATTGAAAAAATATGGCGTCTGGAAACGGAAACATACTATGTTTTTTAAACGGGTATTAAAAATGATCGAGGAAAATAAAACCAAAGTCATTTATATCCGTGGTAATCACGATGATTTTCTTGATCAGATTATCCCGTTGCGTTTGGGTAAAAACTTCCAGATCCGAAAAGATTACATTCTTAATTCGGGTTCCAAGCGTTTTTATGTTACACATGGCGACGTATTCGATTCCATCACAACCAACATGAAATGGCTGGCATATCTGGGCGATGTGGGATATACATTTCTGCTTTGGATCAATAAATTTTACAATAAATACCGCGAATGGAAAGGATTACCCTACTATTCATTATCGCAGCGTATCAAGCAGTCGGTGAAAATGGCGGTAAATTATATGTCAGATTTTGAAGAAAAGCTGACTGAGCTTGCTCGTGCCAGAAGCTGCGACGGTGTTATCTGCGGCCATATACACCATCCCGCAATCCGTGAAATAGATGGGATTAAATACATGAATTCCGGCGACTGGGTTGAAACACTAAGTGCTTTGGTTGAAGATTTCGACGGGAACTGGAACCTCCTGTATTACAATCAGCAACTTGTAGAGCATAAAAGTAAAGATAAGAAACCAGCCGATACAAAGTCGATAGGGAACATTCCTCCTGCTGAAAAACAGGTCGCATTTACAGGTATATTTCTGGGTAGGGATCAGCATATTTTGTAA